The following coding sequences lie in one Arachis ipaensis cultivar K30076 chromosome B05, Araip1.1, whole genome shotgun sequence genomic window:
- the LOC107640827 gene encoding uncharacterized protein LOC107640827 has translation MDFTKAGIARKLQLEELECLRMEAYENARIYKEKIKAFHDQHIRKKDFQEGDKVLLYNSRLRFKPGKLLSRWDCPFRVKEVKPYGVVELFHPQSGTTFKVKSHRIKKYHGYKSPKELEVFLLEDALEGREA, from the coding sequence ATGGATTTCACAAAGGCGGGTATAGCCAGGAAATTGcaactagaggagcttgaatGTCTTAGAATggaggcatatgagaatgcaCGGATCTACAAAGAGAAGATTAAGGCATTTCATGATCAGCATATTCGGAAGAaagattttcaagaaggtgacaAAGTTCTTCTTTACAACTCAAGACTCAGATTCAAGCCCGGAAAGCTCCTTTCAAGGTGGGATTGTCCCTTTAGGGTGAAGGAGGTGAAGCCCTATGGTGTGGTCGAATTATTCCACCCTCAAAGTGGTACAACATTCAAAGTGAAAAGCCACAGGATAAAGAAGTATCATGGTTATAAATCACCAAAGGAGCTGGAGGTGTTCCTACTTGAGGATGCACTGGAAGGAAGAGAAGCTTAA